TAATATTCCTCAGTTTCCTCAAGCTTGTGTTTTTCCTTATTTGACAGGTGTTAGAAATGCCTTTACTGGTGGAAATGTCACCAATAAAAGAGCTGTAATGGTTAACTGATTAGGACCACTTCCAATGGTGACAGGGCAGAAACTTTGAGCAAATCAGGCGAGGGCTGCGCCAATCAGCGCAGGTGGACACGTACAACAAACTCACATGACCTTTGCATCCTCATGTAAACACTGACTGCAGCCTACTGAAGCTGTGTAAATGGGTTCAAAATGAATACTCGCCAAGCGTCAAATGCCAAAAATTGACTTTGGCAGGCAAATAAATTGGCCAGTTGGCTGGTAACTTTGTTAGAAACTGAAAGACAAtatatcatttaaaatgcaaTGATCATCTGAACCTTACTGACATGAGCAATTAAAATCAGAGGCATGCAGACCAGCTTCTGATGACAATATTGGGAGCAACTTTTGTGCTTGATAACGACTTTTATCACTGGGTAATCAGCGGAAATCAGAATGATCTGTTgcgaccatagactgtaaaaaaaattaaaaaacgtGAAATATTCtggatttaaaggggtgatgaattgagaaatcaactttccttgagcttttgatatataaaaggtcatggtaatataagactatcctgtaagtttcagagctgaaaacttccttgttagtcaaagaaaagcttttatagacaccaggctccgcaaacggtcctgtgcttcacactgacgtcagtgcgcgacgaaacaccgcctctacagcgcgtgtaatccagtagccccgcccaccgactctgcTCGGTCGATCacaagccagcagcaataacaatgtggaagaagatagcaagatattttagaagaacacagtcgctgcataagcaatgagtgatacttcatttatttttaatgaagttccagctcacgtgagGAAGACCGTTTGTGTGTTCACTTCGGTTCACTgtgggatcgtttgtaaactaATCTCCgctcgatgctggatttggatctgacaggaatggtgcaacacacttatgtgagtaaaacgtgtttttatatgtaataatattgcactgcttatgtgtacgtcatgtctaacagagcatacctttagcacgctggactcagacacgtatgggccagggcttgcaaagcccggcaggccgatgaatctcattacagtccgttcttgttctgctattctctctctgtgtcgagttgacatctgaagggcggcgCACACGCAGGTCTATGTGTTTgtgcggttcgcgcttatatcgtccgatcttgcgggctatgtgtaatataaaaataatagtccaatcaatcgcgggtcgatgagaaataaaacattgtgcttgtttgataaagacgtttacgagccctgtgatcgagaaaatcattctggttgccgcttctccctcactctctcctctccctgaactgacaggggagcttaagctcattaaatatgcaaatcttatccaatcctagccgtgggcgtttacttccaagtctccagtgcgtcacgcccatcagaacccagcgttcaggagagagcctcaaaaccagtgtagaaaatagcctattactgattagttatgatgtttctgaatgtaaaaaccacaaaaACGTCATTAGtttacctcagacaacagtataaaaaataaataaaaaagacagttcatgacacctttaaaagacACCAgaaggaaatatatatatattttttttaaatgtatgaccgGTGAAGTTTCACAGAGATAAAGAAACTGACGGTAAGAGACACTACTTCCTGTGCTGTTTtgtcatttaaagggatagatcaccccaaaatgaaaattagcccatggtttactcaccctcaagtcatcctaggggtatatgaaattatttaaagctgctgtccgtaactttttttgtgttcaagatttacaaaaatgatataatgagaatgacaatgcaacatgaatccattttccaaaccgtgtttttgtcttaccctgaatcattatggtacacttctaataagtatttatattgggactttTTCAGggcagactggtaggtaccgctgcggaggagcacagtctctgcgtgatccgccatagacagagagaagtagctccggctgcaatgttcttccgcaagacgcctgcagttctgtttattaaccactagagtgcaaaaagttacggactgcagctttaatgtcataaaatacattaaatgtcCTGGCtttttcaagctttataatggcagtgaacggctgtttctgttttgaagtctaaaaagtgcatctatccatcatataacagCTCCACACGACTCCAGCGGGTTAATAAcagccttctgaagcgaagctatgcgtttgtgtgagaaaaatttTATAAATTCAAATAACTAGCTTCTGGCAGACGGCCTATACGCAAGTCGACTTACAGCAAAAGAATAACCCGATATACAACCCTGACGCGATACATGAGGCAGGATTTAGGTATCGCAAGCTTTGACACCTCACACATTTCAGACAAATAGAGCTGGTCATCAAACTCAAGCCTCTCTTCTCTTCTATTGAAATCCTCCGGCATTCCTCTTTAAACGTTCTCATTTTAGACTCTAATTCATGGCCTGTGTTTCATTTGGCTCTATCCTCTGTGCTTCCGCGTTTGTCAATACGACAAAGAGGGTGAGTAaaccatgggctaattttaatttttgggtgaactaaccctttaatatgcagaaaaatatgcaaatatgtgCTGTTTACATGCAAGAAAAAAATCCAGTCAATGTTTtagggaaaacattttttttttgtatacataaataagcaaataaatacattttgaatatgGTTTGTGTCTGGTAATAGATATGcatcaatttaatttattgtgCAGGCACACAAATAAGcactttaaaaagtaatataGTAATGCACATAGAAGTGCTGACCTTATTTAATCTGAGCGCACAAATGTAATTGTTTTGGATCGGATGTTTCTTTCTCCTCCCACGTGGAATTTGAATCTTTTTGTCACGTTGTAAAGAATCATTTCATTATGACTAATAAGATATTAAATCTTTACTGCTGAGGGCATTGTTGACACTGATAAAAAATGATAGTGATCAGCCGGAGAGATTAATATACTCAAGTGAACTCAGGAAATGGGAGGCGGGGTTTACGATCTAATTTACAtcttgtatgtatatgtgtgtgcagACATCTGTGCATCCAAGTCTGTATTTACCAAAGACACACCCCCTAGTGTCATCCCACCCGTCTGTTCTGATGTGGAGAGAATCACATGCGGATCAGAGTATAAATAAGAGGAGTTGAGACGCGCTCTCTGCCAGAGCGGAGGGGTTATGAACCCAGTTACCCTGCAGGACCTCTGgctattcattcattcaagtaCAAATTTGACTTAAAAATACACAGAACTGGGGTACAATAGTTTCATGTGCCATAAAAATGCAAAGCAACCACCTTTTACAGGCAGCTGTGTGCCTTTTCATGCTGTTTCATGGTTGCTTCAGTGCAGACACTTACTGTATTTGGAGCAGATCCACTTCAGCTGGGCAAACACAGTATGCGTTTCTCCGAAGGACTCAGACATCTCTTCTCTTGTATAACAGCATCTGGAACAAAAACAACCACCTTTTTAGCTGCGTCACGAGTGATGAGCAATCTGTTATTGAGAGTTACCTGTCCAGATGCTGGGAAGACGGCTCTTTCTCAGAGAGCATTGATGCACGCTTTGACATCAGTCAGCTGATTGAAGCTGACGGCCCCTGTGAGGCTGCGGGTATTACGGAGGAATTTACAGCATCCGTGCGGAGAGCCAGACACCTGATGAGTGTTGAAGCTGATGGATCTGTGTACCAGGACAGTGGAGAACGTTCCAGACAAACTCTACACCGCTCGAAGCGAGCATGGATGATTCCAGGGACCATGTGGTGTGGCTCGGGAAATAAGGCTGCTGGCTTTACTGACCTGGGtaagtatgtatatatatatacacacacacagttaaatTAGTATTATTAAATAAGGTAATATGTAATCTAAAGTTCTCTTAATCTAAAATGAAAACGATAaacattaattatatatatatatatatatatatatatatatatatatatatatatatatatatatatataattaaaattaatataccCTGGGATGCAAAGGTCTGAGACGGCACTAAAAAAGTTATActtcattaaagctacactgtgtaacttttttagtttattcttagctaaaaactcttagttctttcaaaaatatatgtgctcattaatgtatatttacttctttcaagtaataaagtattctcgtaaggttataatataccattgaaaatacatacaggtttgaatgctggtcgtcatgttggccctccatcttgaaagtacattagccaaagagggacatacccgtaaattcaagcttcgcctttcacgttttaacactcgatggcaccgtgtcgaatgtgtagagggggattgccatgttaatcttggactaaatcggccaccgtaggagttaaaacgaaatcagaattgagaggaacagaaactattattcactggatggtcatatacctttacaccgctagatgggggaaaatatcacagtgtagctttaaaggtgccctgtCAAATTTGAgcagcatctagtggtgaggttgtgaattgcaaccgctcacccctcccttccgaagcacatagagaagctatagtggctgacacaggacaaagatgtcgtctgagacagcagagagtagctagcgcgCTTTAGAACAGTTTGTTCATCTACGGCTACCGTAGAAACATGGCAGCGTAAAATGGTGCCTTCACtgtttatacaccactgaaaacatatttttgtatattatactgcatttctgtcaatagaggctcataaatactacacacagCACCTTTAAATGCACAACATATTaggattttgaaaaaagaaaattgaAGAATAAATTGAAGACCTTAaattcatgtatttttttttatggaagATTTGTTTCGgcaactgaattttttttgggCTAATTGCAAATTttcatctcaattttttttactcCTAATTGTGAGTCATatttgcatgatataaagttgcaattgcatgttataaagtcagtTACTTTGTAATatgcaattgcgactttatatcatttatatttgttctcgcaattgcaagtttatatcttgcaattctgaggaaaaaattacttttatgtAGCCTAACAATTCTacctttataactcacaattgcaagtttatatcacaagaaaagtcagaattgtgagttataaactcGCAATAGCGTAAAAAGGTATAAATGATATAAAGTAACTGAATTATCCAACGTTTTTCTTTTGTGGTAGAAACAagctttcatttttttaaacaaaaattctGATAATCCACTTTGTAAGGAAAGATTTGTATTAAATTAGATGAAATAGCATTTTCACTAGCATACTCAGACATTTGGACCCCACTGTACAACAAGTAAATGAAACATCTTTACCTGTTGTCTTGTCTTCGCAGGTGTTTTTGAAGACACGGATAAATGCTGCAGAGAACATGACCACTGTAAAGACACCATCGGCTCTTTTTCGTACAACTACGGTGTCTTCAACGCGAACATCTTCACTTTATCACACTGCGACTGTGACAACAGGTATGTCTTGCTTTATTCATTAGAGCGGGAAAAGTGAGCATCATTTTCCTGACCATTCATCCTATAGTGTTCTGCTGTTGTGTAACATAAGACATGTCCAACATAACCAGAGAGTTATTTATTTCACTGAGCAAGCGTCTTGGATTACTGTATCTTATAACATTGTAATTCAGGTtccgccgctgtctcctgggtGTTAATAATACCATGTCCAACCTTGTGGGCTACGGATACTTCAACTTGCTTAAGATGCGCTGCTTTGAGTTCTCTCACCGGATGCAGTGTGCCAAGAGAACGTGGTGGGGCATGTATGTATTCGGTTTCATTGGAAAACAAGACCTTTAATGCTGAAAATGATTTGGTACATTAGAGTGATTTGTTTGTACACTACTGTTTAAATGTTTGTGGTCAgtaagaatgtatttattttttctgtcatgcaacactgaatttttatttagtatcacatgatccttcagaaatcagtctaatatgattatttgctgctcacaattttttttgtgtgtgaaaactGTGATAAAAAAATGTTCTATGATGAATTTAAAGAatggcatttatttgaaatagaaataatttgtaacattataaatgtctttgctgtcacttttgattaatttaatgcatcacTAACAATTATTTTGGTAATTGAATAATAAGTTGGGTATTTTGACGATTGAGTAATTAGATCTTTTtgctaaataaacaaaatgacataaaatatataatacatgagggaataataatttacacaaaataacCAAAGCAAATAATCATATGTTAATCAATCATAATATAAATGAAATCAACTTATGTACATTATGTATTATAGCAACTGCCTGCAGAGGATGTCTTTGGCTCGCTGTGATTGTTGTTGTCCCACATGATCAAATCCTTATTTAATATCGACCAAACAACATTGAATATAAATGTCCAGTTAATCTTTAATATTTGGCCACTTTTTTATGATAGATATGCTACAGCCACTGTAATTTTTTGGACAAGACCATGTGGACATCACAACATGCAAAAGTAGATAATTTGCATATTGATGTAATGTGATGAAATGGCAACCCAAACGCACATCATATGCAACGCTGAGATGCGTACTGAGACGCTTGCTCCACGCATGCAAATCATAACAGCGCAACACTTCATTATGAAACACAAAGCGTGTGAGACTTCATATGCATTCCTAAATACACGTTATTGGAAACTCAAACAAACAGCACACACAGAGTTTGTGTGAAGCAACATTTACTGTTAATTGAGAAATACGTAACCTGTatgcatgtaaataattaaaGCGCTGCGCTTCACTCTGAAACCCGCAGCGCATACTAAGGAATAAGTGACGACGGGCAGTTGAATTATTAGAGAATAATGCACATCCACAAAGTGTTTTGGCGAAGTGATATGGAACTGTAATGTGTCAAGACCTGCCTAGAACTACTTTAGCCGTGCATTTACCTGAAAATACTTGCACAGCGTAGTAGAACATTCATCAACCAATATTGAACTGAATCGCAGCCTTTGTGATTTTACAATAGCATAGCACTGTGATATATTATGATTGTTAAATGGGTTTAATATACACCTTGCAGCCACAGAAAACTGTTTAATAATGCGGTTCATGTCGGCGCTTCTGCTTTCCGAGTTCAAGTACCTGCTCGTGGACCTTTCCCGATCCcatcctgtcataataaaaaggcaaaaacGGCAAAAATATCTTTCAATGTATGGATTCTCGGCCATGGAAAGCACCCCTTCTGGtaaaattaatacttttttgccAGTTAATTGACAAGGGAAAATTGTATTCCAGGATTTGTACTCAAATTTAATCAAGGAATCGTGCCAGccttaaataaatgtataacatttttttttttttttttaagtacttagcccaaacatttgaataGTAATGTAAATGGTGTTGTGCATACAcatcaaaatgaataaatggtTAATAATTAAATGGTTTTATTGATTTAATGACAAAGTAAATTTTAGGTCAAAATGCAAAGAGTTTAAAACCTTTTACTGGCAGACACAAAACAAATGTGGCTTGTTTTGTGTCTGCCAGTAAACGGTTTTAAACCTGTTGAACTTTGGCAGCTGTTTATTTGGAAAACTTGGCACTTTAATGTGATTTCTGTGAGCACATGGTGGTACACAGTTACGAAACATTATATTTTGTCCTCTCATTGGCAGGTGTATAAATTCTGAACTTGCTCAATACGCTGTGGTCAAAGATGCAGTAAACTACACCGACACACTCCCTGAACAAGACATGGAGACTTTGGAAACGAGTTTCCTTCAAACAATCACTTTAGAACAAAACCAGGTAACCAAAAACATGGAAGAATCACTTATCATACAATCCAAGGACTCCAGGAGCAGCACTGAAGAGCCGAGTCCAGGTTCGACATCACCATGGCCATCTGTCGCAACACTGCTGTCCCGGAAATCTGAAGATTACGTATTCTCAACATACGAACCAAAGACAACATTCCCCCAAAATAGACCAGACAGGCCACATCAAGGTGAACTAAATATTACTTATAATAGATCTGTTATAAATCAACCAAGTTGAGAGTCTTGGAAAAgcttcatttttgtttttgtttttttggcttAATAGGCAAGTTGGAGATGTGCAACTTCTACAGGGACCTGGATTCATGCCATCTACAGATCCCGGCTTTACAAGAGAAATTCGGTCTACAAAACCCTGACCTGAGAACCCTTTATCACTGTAACTGTACTGCCAggtaaatgcacacacacacacacagatgcattTGGCAGTCAGCCGAATCCGGGCCGTGTCCAGACTAGATGGTGGACTTGCGCCtagacatgaccaacgcatccctgAAATGCGTGTCAAATAAACTCCCCCTGTAAATGCCGCATCGACATGACATACTCATTAAACCTGTCACCGGTGTGACGACTTTTCAAATAATCTTTCGCATATCTTTCGAACTAAtgacctgtaatgttgccagaatcATAATCATTCACTGTTTGTTcgttggccagaggagaactggcaccccgactgagcctggtttctcccaaggtttttttctccAGTGTTACCTGAAGGAGTTTTGTTTCCTTGCCACCTTCGCcattggcttttggcttgctcaatTGGGGACACTAAATTTTCAACTATATTGATATATTTTGCCCGCATTGGCACTATgaaaattgaaatgagctgataacatcaccgttttctccaaaCGACTGTACAACCAAATCaaattgttgcattattttcctgttaacactgtgaagctgctttgaaacaatcacaTTGTAGAAAGcgctttttaaataaatgtgacttgacttgacttggggCTAATCTGAGTCCATCTACTTTTTCACAGGCTCGTCCAAAAGATCTTGTCCAAAGAACTGGATGAAACTGACCCAGTGCATTCACTGTTGTTGGACTTTGTGTCACAATCCTGTTTCACACTACCGCAGTCTGAGAATTGTCTCAATGGAAAAAGGTTGGTACAGACTTCCAGGTTAAATATCTGGGCTGGTAACTCGGACTAAAGTTGGTAGATGCAATCTAAAAATGCAAATTCtttcctcaagttgttccaaacctgtagggATAAAatcttctgctaaacacaaaagaaaatattttgaagaatatgggtccAAACAGTTAATGGTCCCAAATGATTTCTATGGTATCTCTCTTGGTGTCAGTGatgcccatcaactgtttggttacccgtattattcaaaatatcttttgtgttcagcagaattCTGAATTCATGTTTTGGACATGGGCGTCGGAACTATTGTTATGTGGGTGGGACAAggcccactttttaagaccaatgatactAGACCCACTTCCTTTTATTCAGCGCATGTCTGTTTATCTTCCCCAAAATGATAAACACTTTAGTATTAAACACACATTAGACCCTTTATTTACACTTTTctaatgttttctttatttttattgaaaataaatgactttccgttctgatatgtgatggaaaAAGGAAGTTTGGCAAAAGGCTGATTCGAACCTCTGGTCGATGTGTCAAAATGATCTGCCATGTGCCTTAGTTACCCTTATAGACTAGATAATTTGGAGTCTTCCGTCATTTTGTCTGGGGGAGGAAAATATGTGGTACATGGTGCTGTAAATTAGAATGTGTCTACTAAACAAGGCTTAATGTAATGCAAATAATAATGCAACCAATGGACAGTTAATGCAATGAGTTCTTCTGAGGTGGAAACCGTTAAACAAACACCAATCTTTGCGCTCTCTTTTATTTAGTTGCTCATCCCATCCACTAGAAGCACAGCTCATCCAGCATTGGAGGAAAGACATGGCAGGTGGGCACCATCTAGTGGATATCAAACGCAAACTGAAGAGGATGATCCTCAGGCGCTCTAAGAGGAAAGACTCTCCTGTTAGATTATATAAGAAATGCATCAGGATGCACACTAAACTGCAGAGACCTCGAGTTCCTAAACGGAAACGGTCATAAAGTCTTGCAAAGGGAAAACGATAGAAATATGCTCTTATTAAACAGAGCTAATGTTCGAGTGACTGGGGGAAACGTTTTTATTCACAACCTGCAAAAACCTACATTTTGGTATAAAGAAGAATAGTACcgtgaatatatttatattgagAAACACAggattatattattatatttagccGAATATAATAGGTCAGTGTTCTGGTTACTTCGTTATGGGGTTATATAGTAGGCtataatttatttttgcttGCATAAGGAATTATGTGCATTTAAAGCAAAATTCTGGTATCTGATTTaaacttaattatttaaaatggatTTTCAGCTACATAATGCATATTAACaattcaaaattaatacaatttgCCCACAATTTACATCCATGAAGATTGACGAGCCATCTTCCAGTCAAGTTGAACATTAATCCAGACTAACTATTTGAATTCAAACCCAGTCAAACTTTATACAGCAGTATTGGACATCCCCAAATCATTTACATACCTCAAAATCTGTTTTCCGTCATATTTTTCTCCTGAGGTGCAATTCCCGCTTCTTCTCCACAAGTTGAGCGGCATGCAATCGCGCATGCGCGGATATGTCAGAATTTACTGATTATGTGTTGGACTCTGCTACCTAATATTTGCACTATATTTGAATTAATGCAACAAGCGAGTGTTGCAAATGTATGTACATTTGTaaataacatgtaaatgaactttaataaaaaatcttTATATGAGTCTCAGTTCTTTTTATAATCAGTTCATGTTCATCCGCAGAGGGCATTTCACTAACAAGTTCCActacatttgcatttatttttatttatttacgaTTAAGTATATGGCTATTAATTCAGTACCACGGTAGGCTGTCAAAGATCGAACAATACGGCCATCTGATAAAATGCATAATGCcacatttttgtaaataaaaataataagacATTATCAAAATAATTGATCCTTTTCACATAAGGTTTCTCAGAAGCGGAAGTCGTCATGAGAGTATAGAcctacattaaatatatttgtgtcAATTTGGTCAAAAAGAGTAGCTTTaaagctgagagagagagagagagagagagagagagagagagagagagagagagagagagagagagagagcgagagcgagagagagaaggTCAACTTTACAACACTCTCTGTTAACATTTTTTGTAATGTTATGCAAATTGAGGCtatgtaataaaatgtataatgttaTAAGTTATAAATGTAGCCTAACATGGATTAAAATGAAAATCTAAAAAAACTTTGCAGGATTTACGATGCTAATTGGTTCCGTTAAAACGCGTCATATTGCCTAGTCAGTGAGAAAGGTTTACAATCAATAACCGTTATTTTTTCTATCGATGCGCTATTGTAAACGGCTTGCATTTTAATGGTCAGTCAATGTTTATATTGtcatacaataattttacagacTATGAAAGATGCCAGTCAGTGAAGTAGCTATGCACCTATTCGGCCTAACTAGTCGCGGTAGGTAACTCAACTCCCGTCTGATCTCATAAATAGTAACTGAAGCCCTGAACTACTGAAACCATCTGAACCGCCTCTaccgggaggagagagagagagagagagagaagaaaaacaTGGCGAACTTTCCTCTGGAATAACTGTTTTCTCTGAAGAACTGCTGAGCGTTTCTGCAAGCGCTGTGCATGAGCCCATTTGTGCATCAACACACAATCTGACTCTGAAAACGGTTTAGTCGAGGCTTTTTCTCATGAATTCGTATCGTGTGAAGTATCATGGGATGAAAGTTTGAAACAGTTTGGATATTAAAGTAGGACAGGATGGAGAAACAAGGAACAAGACGCGAAAAGGTAAATAAACGCACAGCTAGTGTGGAATGTGAGACTTGATTGTGTTGTATAACAATGTGAtggaaaagtttatttattattgcgGTGTATTTTCATTAAGACAGGCTTTCCTGTTGGCGTGCTTTAGCAAAGCCACACACAGGCTACTAAAAAGTCAAATTTGACATGCGGATCAATGTATTAGATTCTTTCCATCACTCTTTATAGATAAATATGGTTATTATGTAACTTTACATTGTTATTGAGTTACATGTCATTGTTGTTACTGCTAATAGAGTtacagtgtgtgtttgcatgGAGTGGTTTAATTGACTACATTTTCACTGTAGCCTCCCCTATTTTTGAGTTAAACTTAGACAAGACTGCAAAGACTTTCATAATGCCGGTGTCCTGAAATTTCATCGGAGACTAGAAAAGATCAGAAGTTACAGTCAGTCAGTAATCATCACAGACATCATCAGGCACTTTGTGAAAAGCCATAGTCTAATGAGTGGTGAAATATCAGGGCTGGTGACCCAAAGGTTGCAGGCTTAAGCCCTGCACGTGTTCATCTGTCATTTTTGTGCTTTTCATGgaaataatttacattaaaGATTACTGTAAACTGTTAATTAAGTCCTGACATCTCATCTGGGACCACTCTCTTGTCAAAAACCaaaactttttatctcatataCAGCAGCATGAGTCACAGagactaaaaaaaatatgaatttatgtAAATTTACACGTTTAAACATTGTCTCAACTAGTCTGACAGAGTTGTACAGCTAGTAGGCAAACAATGTCATATTGAACAATATTGCACAAAAGAGTTTGTGAGCTGAGCTCCCAGCATGCCTTGCGATGTGAATCAAATGGAGTTTGAGTAAATTATGCGGCTACTGTTATGGGATTATTGATTTACTATttgttgaatttatttgtgcttctgctgctgttgttgttgtctcCACTGGGTATTTGTTGATTTTGAGAGTTCGTACTTGTTTGTTGATTGCCtcctttacagtgtgtgtgtgtgtgtgtgtgtgtgtgtgtgtgtgtgtgtgtctgttgtgCGCATGCACTATATTTCTTTTGGTAGATGTACTTCACAAACAAATATTGCAGTTTTCTTcaaataccattttttttattacagtaCTAGAAATTCTTTGTCAAGACTTTATTTGAATTTTTAGAAAACTTTTGCATTTAGTGGACATTCAAATTGGCTCACCTAAAAAAAGTGAGAGCTCAAAAACAAGGTAGGCAAgaggctagcaatagcaaggtagcttaaaaaaaaagcttaagGCGTGTGTCCACCAATGTCTTTTTATCCAGCTGAAAATGCCTCACTGTGGGCACTAGAGAGCTTTTTGGCagtgcagtgtttttttgtttgtttttttcttcagttgagactctttgATTATGATATGGAATATAATACGATCAGGTGCGCGGAGGTATGCGCTGACAAGCAGTTAGGTCATCCTATATGATTGGACGAACAATTTTTGGTCCT
The window above is part of the Pseudorasbora parva isolate DD20220531a chromosome 23, ASM2467924v1, whole genome shotgun sequence genome. Proteins encoded here:
- the pla2g3 gene encoding group 3 secretory phospholipase A2, whose translation is MQSNHLLQAAVCLFMLFHGCFSADTYCIWSRSTSAGQTQYAFLRRTQTSLLLYNSIWNKNNHLFSCVTSDEQSVIESYLSRCWEDGSFSESIDARFDISQLIEADGPCEAAGITEEFTASVRRARHLMSVEADGSVYQDSGERSRQTLHRSKRAWMIPGTMWCGSGNKAAGFTDLGVFEDTDKCCREHDHCKDTIGSFSYNYGVFNANIFTLSHCDCDNRFRRCLLGVNNTMSNLVGYGYFNLLKMRCFEFSHRMQCAKRTWWGMCINSELAQYAVVKDAVNYTDTLPEQDMETLETSFLQTITLEQNQVTKNMEESLIIQSKDSRSSTEEPSPGSTSPWPSVATLLSRKSEDYVFSTYEPKTTFPQNRPDRPHQGKLEMCNFYRDLDSCHLQIPALQEKFGLQNPDLRTLYHCNCTARLVQKILSKELDETDPVHSLLLDFVSQSCFTLPQSENCLNGKSCSSHPLEAQLIQHWRKDMAGGHHLVDIKRKLKRMILRRSKRKDSPVRLYKKCIRMHTKLQRPRVPKRKRS